In Comamonas koreensis, the genomic stretch CTGTCAAAGGCACTGCCTGGATGACGTTCACTGTAGAGGTGTCGGACTCGGGCAAGCTGGCCAAGGTGCTGGCCTCTGTGGCGACGGTATCGGGCGTGCGCTCGGTGCGCCGCAAATAGGGCCGAAAAGCACTATTTTCAAAAAAAGCCTCAACTTTCCATTTGGGCCGTTTTTTCTGGCTATAATTTGAGTCTTCAACGACAGGCGCGTAGCTCAGCTGGTTAGAGCACCACCTTGACATGGTGGGGGTCGTTGGTTCGAGTCCAATCGCGCCTACCAAATTTTCCCTCTGAAGAGAACCAGACTTCAGGATCACAGGGATTTGGTATGAAACCTCTCCAAGGTTTCTATTTTGAACAAACCGCCTTCTGGGCGGTTTTTTCATTCCTGGCCTCTTTTTGCAGAGGGTGGCAAGGTTTTCTCTACGAAATCTCAATATTCCTAACGCGGGTGTTTCTTCAAATGCCGCGCCAGCGCTTCAAACGCAGGCAATGACATCGGATCATTTGCCGCATTAGCAGCCACCGGGTGCGAGCCGTATCTCGCAATGACCATCTGCGCGGTCGGATCGATATAGAGCGCCTGCCCATGCACGCCGCGTGCGGCAATGGCGCCGTGGGCATTGTGCGTGACCCACCACATATTGCGGTAGCTCCAGCCCGGCAAGAGGGCGTAGCCGGCTTTGGCAAAGTCGGCAGGCTTGCCGCCTTGGCGGATGTCGGCGATCGCGGCTGCAGGGATGATTTGCTGGCCATTGAAAAAGCCGTTGTTGCGCACCATCTCGCCAAAGCGCGCCAGGTCGCGCAGGCCGGTGTTCAAGCCGCCGCCGGCAAACGGGGTACCGGTCGCGTCGACGGACATATAGGCATCCTGCTCGGCGCCGAGGCGGCTCCAGATGCGGCTGGACAAGAGCTGCGCGACGGACTGGCCGCTGGTGCGCGCAATGATCCAACCCAGCGCATCGGTATTGGCGGTGCGGTAGCCAAATGCCTCACCGTGCATGCCTTGCGGCTGGACCGTTTGCAAAAACTCATAGTAGCTGCGCGGGCCTGTGAAGTCCTTGGGCTTGGGCAGTGGATTGCCTGCGGCCGCATGGGCCCAGACCTCTGCCTGGGGGTCGGCATAGTCTTCGCTGAACCGGATGCCGGTGGTCATGTCCATCACCTGGCGCACCGTGGCGCTGCCAAAGGCAGACATGGCGAGTTCGGGCACATAGTCTGCGGCCTTGCGGTCGGGGTCCAGTGTTCCCTCTGCGACCAGCATCGCTGCCAAGGTGCCGACAAAGGACTTGGTGACCGACATCGCCGCATGCTGGCCATCGGGCTGGAGTGCGCCGGCATAGCGCTCGTAAACAATGCGGCCTTGGTGCAGCACGACGATGCCGTCGGTGTAGTTGGCGGCCAGTGAGTCCCGCCAGCGCATTGTTTCACCGGTATCGAGGCGCTTGAATTCCACGCCGTCAATATCATCGCGCAAGGCGCTGCGCAGCGTAGCGGCAGGCCGCAGTCCTCGCGAGATATTGACGGTCGGCATCAGCTCGCGAAAGTGCGAGACACTCCAGCGCATCGCCGGGAATTGGAAATACGAGCCGTCGTCAAACCGCAGAATGCGGTCTGCAGGCGGCGGCGACCCCACCATCCAGCCCAGTTTGACGGGGTCGCTGTCTGCAGCGTCGGGATAGGGTTGCGGAGGCGAAGCGGGAGCCGCAACGGCGTTGACCGCCCCCAAAAGCGATGCGGCGACAAGGCGTGATGCGCGATTCAACCATTGCGGTGCTGCCATGCTCTAGCTCCATGCAGATGTGTTTATCGCAGTATCTTACAGAGCACGATATGCTGATGGTTTCATCGCGCGCCATAAATACTTCCCCGACCGCATCCGAATACCGCAGCCATCAAGGGGGCGCATATTCAGCGTTTGGTGCGTTTTGCTGCAGCGAAATAGCCCCAGAGTGGGCGGCCTGTTGATCGCTGGGCGCATGTACATGCTGAGGCTGCGCTGGCGTCGGCGGTGCGGGGCTATGGGCCGCATGCGCTACAAGGCGCTGTCTCCTTGCGAGATGGCCGCTTCGTTGTTGAGCAGGTCAGCTTGGCCTGGGGCATGCAGCACACGCTGGCGCTGGCGCTGGCGATATGGGGATCGCATATCGGCCCGTCAGCGGCTCAGGCCGCCGTGGCCAGGCCCAAGGCAGCCAGCGGGGCGCCATGCATCTTCTTGGTGGGGCGTTGCCCATCTTTGAGTTCAGCCAGATAGCACTGACCTGGAAAGAAAACGGCCTCCACCTCGCGCAGGGACTGCAGGCCAAAGCCGGCCAGTTTGAGCAGCCGCTCGGGATAGGCGGCGATGACTTCTTCCACGGTCGTGATGTTGTGGCGGGCCAGGGCGTTGAATGCGCGGTTGGAGAGCTTTCCTGCAAGCGGAGTGGCGTGCGCGGCTTGCGCACCGTTCAGCGGAGACATCAGATAGAGACAGGGTTGTGTTGCGAGCCGCAATCCTAGCACCCGAGTCCTCATACAAGCTTACAACCCCGCGGGCTGCTGCGAGAAGCGGCGCATGCCGCGCTGTGCAAGAAAAAAGCCCTCCAATGAACTGACCCCAAGAAGTTGGACAGTTGGAAGCTAGGGACTGAAGGCCTGAATCCGGTATTGCACCGGACTCAGGCCTTTTAGTTTTAGCTTGATGCGTTGGTGATTGTAGTAATGGATGTAGTGGTGAAGACCTTCTTGAAGCTGCGCCACACTGCTGAACTTGTTGAGGTGGAAGAACTCGGACTTCAAGGTTCCGAAGAAGCTCTCCATCGCTGCGTTATCCAAGCAATTGCCCCGACGTGACATGCTTTGCACCAGGCCATGATCGGCCAGCAAGCGGCGATAGGCACGACTTTGGTACTGCCAGCCCTGGTCGGAATGCAGCAATGGTTTTTCCTCCCTGCCCAGCTTGCCTAGCGCCTTGCGCAACATGTCACCCACCATCTTCAAGCGCGGTTGCGTATTCATCTGATAGCTCACCACCTCGCCATTGAATAGATCCATGACAGGCGACAGGTATAGCTTTTTACCCAAGACGTTGAACTCTGTCACGTCCGTCACCCATTTCTGGTTAGGCTGCTCGGCCATGAACTGGCGCTGCAACACATTGGCCACGTCCGCGTGCTGCCCGGCGCGATAGGAGCGATATTTCTTGGGCCGAACCAGGGACTTCATCCCCATTACCTGCATCAGGCGCTGCACGCTCTTGTGGTTCACATGACAGCCATTGCGCTTGAGTTCAAGCGCAATACGCCGATAGCCATAGCGTCCTTTGTGAAGCTCGTAGACAGATCGGATCTGAGCCTTGAGCTCAGCGTATTTGTCGCCTCTCCTGTGCACTTGAGCCTGGTAATAGAAGGTGCTGCGCGCCAGCTTACCTGCCCGCAGCAAGTCCTTGAGGTCGTGATCTGGCCTTAGCTCAAGCACTATCCGCGCTTTTTCTGCGCAGCTTGTTTTTTCGCCTGAACCAAGGCCTCCAATTTTTTTAGGTACGCCACCTCCGCGCGCAGGTACTTCACCTCTTTGAGCAAATCTGCGTGCGAACGCGTGTCGTCCGCAGACATAACTGCTTGTGCCTGTGCGGGCTTGGCTGTGGGTGGGTTTGGCATCTTCTTGGAGCGTCCTCTTGGCCGGGGTGCAAGTGCTTGCGGCCCACCGTCGTGATATTGCAGCTCCCAGGCGCTGATGACACCCGTGCCACCCCGGATATCAAACAAGGTAATCGTCTCTCGTGCAGACAGATCATCTCGCCACATCCGCTGCAACACTGCCAGTTTGAAGTCAGCGCTGTAGCGACTGAACTTCTTGCGCAACCCTGATAGGCCATGCTGCTGGTAGCTCTTTACCCAACGTCGCACTGTCGCTTGGTCGAGACCGTGAGCATGGGCCAGTGCTCTGAACCCATGCTGCCCCTGCACGTAGCCCTGGACAACTTCCAGCTTGTAACTCTCGTCGTACTTCGCCATGAAAAACACCCCAAAGGTTGGATTGATGTCCAACTTTTGGGGTGCAGTTCACAAGAGGGCTTGCAAAAGTGGCAAGGGTGGGTGGAGGATCACCCGTCAACGGGCCAAGGTTTAGTGCACCAAAGGCATGGCGCTAAGAACCTGTTCAAAGTCTCTACGCAGCCGCGTTGGAGTGCAATCGGGATGAGTTCGAAGGGATGGAGCGCAGCTTGCACCGGGGTGCAAGCAAGGGCCAGCACGCAGAAATCGCCCGATTTCACTCCAACCCATAGGGACAGTGGCTTTGCGCTGCCCGGGAAGGGGCGCCCGGCTAGGGAGCGGTCTGCGTCGTTGCAAATCCTCGCAATAGCATCATGGCTATTGCTGCGGTATTGCGCGGCTGGGCGCCCCCCTCGCATCCCATCTCGCAAAGACACTGTCGCGGCGCGAGGAGACTTTGAACAGGTTCTAAGAGGGGATGGTCGGACTTGCCGAGCTGGCCAAGGTCACGATCATCTTGGGCTTTTGGCCCCGGTAACTGAGTTCATTGCCTTTGTACTCTGGCCTTTCTATCCAGGTGATACGGGAGTGGGGAACACCGTCGGGGTAAGAAATTCGGTCCTTTTCATAACGGGCTTGAATCTCTTCTTGGCTCAGTGCCTGAGCCGGAAGGGGTTTGGATGCATAAGTCATGGCTTTCAACTCCTTGAATATCGCTGGAATGCCGGTTCTATGCGAGGCCGCTCCTCGTCGCCACCCCCAGTATGCGCTTTACAAGATGTACTGGGTATGGAATGGCCATAGACAAAGCCATGCTCTGTTGTATAGGGGGCGCAAATCCGCCGTGTTCGCCACGCTGTGGGAGAGTCCCTACGGTAATGCTGCTTGCACGACTGCAATGCGGGGGCCGTGAGGGTGTGACACTGAAACCACACAAGCCGATTAACCCGCAAACCCGCAAGGAGTGACAGATGAACGAAGACACGATCAAAGGCAACTGGAAGCAATTCAAGGGCAAGGTCCAAGAGCAGTGGGGCAAGCTGACCAATGATGATCTGGACGTGGTCGACGGCAAGCGCGAGCAGCTGGTGGGCCGCATCCAAGAGCGTGAAGGTATTGCGAAAGATGCTGCCGAGCAGCAGGTCAAGGATTGGGAAACCAAGAACAATTACCGCTGGTAATTCAAGCAGCCTCCCTGGCTTTTGCGAGGGAGGTCTTTTTACTTTCTGCATGCAGGCGGCCATAGAACGTGGCCGCCTTGCTGCGTGATGCACCAAGGCCCGAGCCATGAATGCTTCTGACTCCGCGTTCCAAACCATCATTCACACCATCGCTGGCGAGCTGTCTGATCTGACCGATCTGGCGCAGGCCACGCGCATCATTTTCAAGCTGCTGCTTGCGGCCCTGCTGGGTGGCATGCTGGGCTATGAAAGAGAGGCCAGCGGCAAGGCTGCCGGCCTGCGCACGCACATGCTGGTGGCCATGGGGGCGGCCACCTTTTTGGCCGTGGCGCAACTGATGGGCATGACGCCGATGGACTCCAGCCGGGTGATCCAGGGGCTGATTGCTGGCGTGGGCTTTTTGGGAGCGGGCGCCATCTTGAAACCCGCCAAGGAAAACACCGAGGATGTGAAGGGCCTGACCACCGCCGCAGGCATCTGGTTCACCGCAGCGATAGGCATGGCGGTGGGCGCAGGTGAAGAGGCCGCTGCCATTTTGTGCACCTTGTTTGCGCTCTTTGTGCTGATGGTGCTGCCCAAGAATGTGGTGCCCAAAAAAGGCAATTGATGCGCCGCTGCAGGGCGCGCGGTGCAGACCCTGACGCCTTGTCGGAATGCACCTAGGCCGCTGCCGTGGCAAGGCCTACGCAGGCCGCTTGCCATCGGCGGTACAAAAGGGTTTGTTGGAAGGAACCCTCTTATGCGCCGCACACCTGAGGCATCGGCCTCCTCCAGAACCTCCTCCTTGCCGCTGGCCATGGCCTTGACAGCTGCAGTGTCTGCGCTGTGGTACACCGGCCAGCGGGTGAGGGTGCCCAAGAATGTTCGCCCTGTGCAGAACTTCGATGTCCGGCAGTACATGGGCCACTGGTATGAGCTGGCACGGATTGACTATGTGTTTGAGCGCGGACTGACCTCCTGCACCGCAGACTACTTGTTGCAAGACAATGGCACGGTGCAGGTCACCAATCGCGGTTTTGACCCGGAGCGTGGCCAATGGAAGTCGGCAACTGCGGTGGCCAAGCTGCTGTCCGGCCCGGAACTGGGCTCGCTGAAGGTGTCGTTCTTTCGCCCTTTATATGCCGGCTACCATGTGGTCTATGTCGACCATGATGCAGGACACGCCGTGGTGGTCGGTGATGCGGCCAAGTACGCCTGGATTCTGTCGCGCACGCCGAGCATCGATGAAGCTACCTACACACGCCTGGTGGCCATCGCCGCCAGCAATGGGGTCGATGCCCATCGGCTGATCCGGGTGCCGCATGGCGCGGCGCTGGAGATGGTCGAGAGCAGCAAGGCGGCGTAAGATCAGTGCATAGCTGGCTGCAAAGGCTGCGTGAAAGGTATGGGTATTAAATGATATTCATTCTCAACTGGTTTATGATCCCGCCATCGAGAGCGTCAGCCACAGCGCGGCTCTTTGCTTCCGTTTCATCGTGGGGCGACCCGGGACCTCAGCGTCTCCAAGGTCGTTTTTGCTAGCCACCGGCAGGCCCTTGCGGTCTGTCAGCCAGCCAAGCTCTTTTCTCCACGCACTCGATGGCCCATGCGGTCTGTGTATCGATGTCCCATTCCTCCGCTTCTCCCAACCCATCTTCCAGCCCAGTGGCCGCGCAGGCGCCTCGCGACCAGGAGCACCAGCGCGGACTGCACCAGATCGATGCCACCATCGTCTCGCTGCAGCGCCCGTCGCCCCACACCTTGCGGGTGGGCATGCATCTGGGCGATGTCGGCAACGACCCGGTCTGGGATGAGGCGAATGTGGCTTTCCGTGTGTACCCGGATCTTCAGGCACCTGCGGTCTCGCGCGTCTATACCGTGCGAAGCTTTGCGCCGCACAGCCGCTGCGCCGAGTTTGATGTGGTGATGCATGGCGGCGACAGCCCCATGATGCGCTGGGCCGCGCAGGCTGCCATTGGCCAGCAGGTACGGCTGACAGGCCCCCGCGTCAACATCGTGCTGCCCGACGCCAAGGGCCGGCCTGTGGCGCTGTTTTGTGATGATTCGGGCCTGCCCGCGCTCTACTCGATCTTGCAACGCTGGCCCGCAGGGCTGGGCGGCGTAGGCTGGATTGCCAGCGACGATCTGCATGGGATTGCAGAGCTGCCACGGGTGGCTGGCCTGCAGCTGCAGCGCTTGCCAGGGCATGGGCGCGACCCGTTGCTGCAGCAGGCGCGCCAGTTGGCGGGCGCAGCTGGCCATGTGATCTGGGGCGCGGGTGAGCGCGATGAGATGCGCGCGATGCGCAAATACTTCCAGTCGGAGCTGGGCATGGACAAGGCCGATGTGTCGATTGCTGGCTACTGGAAGCGTGGCGCGAGCAATACCGAAATCGATGCCGAACGCCAAAGCGCGTACCAAAAATTCACCGCCGCTGGCGGCAAGCTGGCGGACTGGGATGACCTGGGGATTGCGATTTAACGCCAGGGCGATGTAAGCACGCGCCAGCCGCATTCACCCACCGGGCGAGCGGCCCGGTTTTTTATCGGCGGATGGGCGCTGGCGCTGCTTGGCAAGTGACTGCCCAATACATTGAATTGCGCGGTGCTTCGCGGCACAATCGCGCTTTTTGCCCTGCACTGCAGGCGCGCGTTCTTCCCGCTCTCTGCTGCCCATGTCTGAACTCAATCTTTCGCTGGTGTTTCTGTTTGCGCTGTCGGTCATTACCTTGCTGATCACCCCGGGCCCCGTGACCTTGCTGGTGGCCCGAGCGGGCCTCGTGGGCGGCATGCGCCATGCGTTTGCCACCATTTGTGGCACCAACCTGGCATCGCTGGTGCTGATTTTTCTGTCGGCGCTGCTGATCAAGGGCTTGCTGGTTATCGATGAATCTGCGTTCAAGCTGGTGCGCGTGGCCGGCTGCCTCTACATTGTCTGGATTGCCTGGGGCATGATCCGCGACGCCTGGGTGATGGATGCCCAGCCCGGCAGGGCCATGACTGCGGAACCGGCCACCGGCAGCCAGCAAGGCGGCTTCAGCCAGGGCTTTATCCTTGGTGTCTCCAACCCCAAGGACATCATTTTCTTTGCCTCGTTCTTGCCTCAGTTCATGGGCGTGTTGCCTGCGCCCTCCCACAGCCTGGCGGTGCTGACCGTTGTCTGGATGGTGCTGGATTTCAGCATGCTGGGCCTCATTGCGCTCCTGGTGCGCAGCTTGATTTCGCCCGCCCGCGAAAAGCGCATCTTGCTGGTGGCCTCCTGCCTGCTGCTGGCCATTGGCGTTGCCGGGTTGGGCTATGGGCTCTATGACCTGCTGGCTTAGGTCTGCCTAAATCCTGCACCACTTCTTCGCTGATACCAAGCCAACAGGCCTGCTACATGCAGGCCTGTTTTTTTATGTCTGCACACTGCTTGGCGGGGACTCAGCGGCTGTCCACTGGCTGTGCAGGCTCTGCCTCATGGGCGGGCGCGGGGCGGCATACCGGCAGCGGTGCAGGTGCTGGCAAGCCAGCGGCCAAGGCCTTGTCATAGGCCTGGATGCGGCGGCGCTGCTCGGCCAGGGCCTGGGGGTCCAGATCGGCGCTGCATGGGGGCAGGGTGGGCGCAGCGGCCAGCGCGGAGGCAGCTTCTGATGCAGCCGGTGCTGCGGCTATCGGTGGCGCTGGCCGCTCGGCCGCGCGTTTTTCTTCGGCGGCCTGCTTTCTGGCAGCGGGTGAGACAGCAGGGTATGCGGGTGCAACGGCGGCTGTAGCGGGTGCCGCAGGTGCTGGCATCGGCGGCGCTACTGGCGTAGGCGCGGCTGCCGGCGGCATGCGGCGCTCTGCCTGCGGGGCGGGTGCGATGGCTGGCGCGGGTGCGGTATTGGCGCTGCTCGCGCCTGCGCCAGCAGAAGCGGGGGCAGGCGGGGGCGCCGCATCGGCGGCAGAGCTTGCTGCTTGGCCTATGGGCGCCACTTCGCTGCGCATCTTGGCGCTGTCGGGGCTCGCCGCCCTGTCGGCGGCGGTGGGTGCGGCGGGTGCGCTAGGTGGTGGAGGCGGTGCCGATGCAGCGCTGGGCGCGCTGTCCATCTGCGGCGCCTCCAGCTGCGGCGCGCCGGGCTCATTCAGGTGCTGCAGCGCCAGCCAGCTGACCAGGCCAATGGCAGCCAGGCTGCCCAGGGCCTGCAGCCACCAGCGGCGGTCATTGGCGGCCTCGCCCCGGAAGTGCTGGCCTGGCTGACCGGGGCTGTCCAGATCGGTAGGCGTAGCGGCTGGCCCGGGGCCCTGTGCGGCTTTGGCGCGCGCATGGGCCAGGATCTGCGCCGTGCTGGCGTCACTCGGGCCGGCGTCCTGCGCGCTGGCCTCGCAGTACAGGTCGACCAGGGCATCGGGCCGCTTGGGGTCTTGCGGTGTGTTCATGCGGTCACCTCGATGGCCTGGCGCAGTTTGGCGCGGGCATAGCGCAAGCGGCTTTTGGCGGTTTCCTGGGTCACCTGCGTAGCCGCGGCAATGTCGGCCACCGACATATCGGCCTCAGCCTGCAGCAAAAAGGCCTCGCGCTGTTCGGGCGGCAACTGGGCCAGGGCAGCGAGCAAAGCACGCGCCAGGTCCTTGCGGCCTTGCAGGCGCTCGGGGTCAAAGCCGGAGTTGGCAAACAAGGTCTCGGCCAGGCGCATGCCTTCGCTGTCCTCTTCATCGAGGCTGCGGTGGGCTTTGTGGCGGCGCCAGTGGTCCACCAGTTTGTGGTGCGCCAGGGTAAACGCCCAGGTCGTGAACTGCGCCTGGGGTTGGTAGCGCTGGGCGCCATCGACCACGGCAAACCAGGTCTCCTGCGCCAGGTCATCGGCGAGCGCAGCATTGCCGGTATTGCGGAAAAAATAGCGCCACAGGCGCTGGCTGTGGCGTTGGTAGAGCTGCTCAAACGCCGCGACTTGGCCGCCGGCGTAGGCCAGCATCAGCGCTTGGTCGTCTTGCAGTGCATCTACCATGCGGCAGATTATGCAAAAGCCTGCGCCCGCTGGTGGCCCATGTGGAGAAAATCGCACGCCGCAGCACGGCGATGCCTGCGGCTGCTGGCCCTCAATAGGCAGGCGGATCAGGTACATAGCCAGAGGGCGATGCCGGAAAGGGGCGGGGCGCCGGCTGCACGGCGGGCTGTGGCGCGCGGATGACGCCCTGGGCCACCAGGTTGGCATAGCTGTCGTAGCGGATGCGGATGATCTGCGCCGGGCTGCTGCTGGCGCTGTGGAACTCCGTGGTCCGCGTGGCGGAGCGCTCCAGCGCGCCATGGCCGGTGCCCAGGCGCGGTGCCACCGGCGTGGGCGCGGCGGCCGGCGCGCTGGCCTGGCGCGATTCTGCGGCGGCCGAGGCACTGAGGGCCGCAGATGCCGCAGGAGCGGCTGTGGGCGGCTGCACCGAGGCGCTGGGCATCGCAGGCGCTGCACTATCGGCGATGCTGGCTTCGGCAGCCGGTGCCGTGCTTTTTTGCGCGGCACTGTTGCGTGCGATCGGGGGCTGGGGCAGGGGGGCGCGCTCGCGGAACACCGCGACGCCGATCGATATCTCGCGGCCGGCCGGTGCGTGCGGCATAAGCGTCTTCGCTGTGCGAGAAATAGAAGGCCGCCACCTGCTGGTCGCTCTTTCGCCAGCCTGCAATGGCCCATTGCTGGCGGCTGCCCAGCACATAGCCATCGTCGGGCACGGCTGCGGCGGCCTGGCCGCTGATGGCGTTGATGCCATCAATGCTGAGCACGGCCAGGATGCGGCCCCGGCTGCGGTTGTTGATATCGACCGCATAGCTGCTGCCCGGCTGGCCCGCCACCCAGTATTCGCCCTGGTGGTAGTACAGCGGCAGGCGCTGGCCGCTGCTGCGGTCAATGATCTGCACATCGGCCAGCTGGCTGGCCTGTGCGGGCAGGCTGCCCAGCAGGATGCTGGCAAGCAGGGCCCATGCGGCCAGTGCGTGGAGGGTACGGGGCTTGCGTGCGCGGCACGAAGCAGGGGTGGGGGGGAGGATGGTGTGCATGGCAGGGCGCTGCAGAAGTGGTGGTCTGCCCTGAATCGCGCTGCCCGCCCGCAAGGGGTTAAAAGGCCCCGCCCGCAATCGTATTTATTTGTAAGTCGCCTTGGCAGGTGCTTTCGCAGGCGCTCCCACGGCGCCTGCGCTGCAACCGCGCTTACTTCTGCGTGACCAGCGAGCAGGTGCTCTTGGACAGCGGCTGGAAGGCCTGTTCGCCCGGGATGGTGTCGAGGATCTTGTAGTAGTCCCAGGGGCCCTTGGATTCCTTGGGGGTCTTCATCTGCACCAGGAACATGTCATGCACCATGCGGCCATCCTCGCGCACATAGCCGTTTTGCGAGAACATGTCGTTGATCTTCATGGTCTTGAGCTGCTTGGTCACGGCCAGGCCGTCGTCGGTGCCCGCCGCCTCGATGGCCTTGAGGTACTGGGTGACGGCCGAGTAGACACTGGCCTGGTTCATCGAGGGCATCTTCTTCATGCGGGCCTGGTATTTTTTGGCCCATTCGCGCGAGGCATCGTTGCGGTCCCAGTAGAAAGCGGTCGCAAAGGTCAGGCCCTGGCCCAGCTCCAGCCCCATCGCATGGGCATCGTTGATGTAGATCAGCTGGGGCACAAAGGTGAGGTTCTTGGTCATGCCAAACTCACGCGCCGTCTTGATGGAGTTGACGGTGTCCTGCGTGGCATTGGCCAGCGCGATCACCTGCGCCTTGCTGGCCTGGGCCTGCATCATGAAGGACGAGAAATCGCTGGCATTGAAGGGGTGGTAGACGGTGCCCAGCACCTTGCCGCCTCCTTCCTTGACGAAGTCGGTGACCGTGGCTGCCGTTACCTTGCCGTA encodes the following:
- a CDS encoding serine hydrolase domain-containing protein, which codes for MAAPQWLNRASRLVAASLLGAVNAVAAPASPPQPYPDAADSDPVKLGWMVGSPPPADRILRFDDGSYFQFPAMRWSVSHFRELMPTVNISRGLRPAATLRSALRDDIDGVEFKRLDTGETMRWRDSLAANYTDGIVVLHQGRIVYERYAGALQPDGQHAAMSVTKSFVGTLAAMLVAEGTLDPDRKAADYVPELAMSAFGSATVRQVMDMTTGIRFSEDYADPQAEVWAHAAAGNPLPKPKDFTGPRSYYEFLQTVQPQGMHGEAFGYRTANTDALGWIIARTSGQSVAQLLSSRIWSRLGAEQDAYMSVDATGTPFAGGGLNTGLRDLARFGEMVRNNGFFNGQQIIPAAAIADIRQGGKPADFAKAGYALLPGWSYRNMWWVTHNAHGAIAARGVHGQALYIDPTAQMVIARYGSHPVAANAANDPMSLPAFEALARHLKKHPR
- a CDS encoding DNA-directed RNA polymerase subunit alpha C-terminal domain-containing protein, with the translated sequence MSPLNGAQAAHATPLAGKLSNRAFNALARHNITTVEEVIAAYPERLLKLAGFGLQSLREVEAVFFPGQCYLAELKDGQRPTKKMHGAPLAALGLATAA
- a CDS encoding IS3 family transposase (programmed frameshift), which produces MAKYDESYKLEVVQGYVQGQHGFRALAHAHGLDQATVRRWVKSYQQHGLSGLRKKFSRYSADFKLAVLQRMWRDDLSARETITLFDIRGGTGVISAWELQYHDGGPQALAPRPRGRSKKMPNPPTAKPAQAQAVMSADDTRSHADLLKEVKYLRAEVAYLKKLGGLGSGEKTSCAEKARIVLELRPDHDLKDLLRAGKLARSTFYYQAQVHRRGDKYAELKAQIRSVYELHKGRYGYRRIALELKRNGCHVNHKSVQRLMQVMGMKSLVRPKKYRSYRAGQHADVANVLQRQFMAEQPNQKWVTDVTEFNVLGKKLYLSPVMDLFNGEVVSYQMNTQPRLKMVGDMLRKALGKLGREEKPLLHSDQGWQYQSRAYRRLLADHGLVQSMSRRGNCLDNAAMESFFGTLKSEFFHLNKFSSVAQLQEGLHHYIHYYNHQRIKLKLKGLSPVQYRIQAFSP
- a CDS encoding CsbD family protein yields the protein MNEDTIKGNWKQFKGKVQEQWGKLTNDDLDVVDGKREQLVGRIQEREGIAKDAAEQQVKDWETKNNYRW
- a CDS encoding MgtC/SapB family protein is translated as MNASDSAFQTIIHTIAGELSDLTDLAQATRIIFKLLLAALLGGMLGYEREASGKAAGLRTHMLVAMGAATFLAVAQLMGMTPMDSSRVIQGLIAGVGFLGAGAILKPAKENTEDVKGLTTAAGIWFTAAIGMAVGAGEEAAAILCTLFALFVLMVLPKNVVPKKGN
- a CDS encoding lipocalin family protein, yielding MRRTPEASASSRTSSLPLAMALTAAVSALWYTGQRVRVPKNVRPVQNFDVRQYMGHWYELARIDYVFERGLTSCTADYLLQDNGTVQVTNRGFDPERGQWKSATAVAKLLSGPELGSLKVSFFRPLYAGYHVVYVDHDAGHAVVVGDAAKYAWILSRTPSIDEATYTRLVAIAASNGVDAHRLIRVPHGAALEMVESSKAA
- a CDS encoding siderophore-interacting protein, which translates into the protein MSHSSASPNPSSSPVAAQAPRDQEHQRGLHQIDATIVSLQRPSPHTLRVGMHLGDVGNDPVWDEANVAFRVYPDLQAPAVSRVYTVRSFAPHSRCAEFDVVMHGGDSPMMRWAAQAAIGQQVRLTGPRVNIVLPDAKGRPVALFCDDSGLPALYSILQRWPAGLGGVGWIASDDLHGIAELPRVAGLQLQRLPGHGRDPLLQQARQLAGAAGHVIWGAGERDEMRAMRKYFQSELGMDKADVSIAGYWKRGASNTEIDAERQSAYQKFTAAGGKLADWDDLGIAI
- a CDS encoding LysE family translocator, which produces MSELNLSLVFLFALSVITLLITPGPVTLLVARAGLVGGMRHAFATICGTNLASLVLIFLSALLIKGLLVIDESAFKLVRVAGCLYIVWIAWGMIRDAWVMDAQPGRAMTAEPATGSQQGGFSQGFILGVSNPKDIIFFASFLPQFMGVLPAPSHSLAVLTVVWMVLDFSMLGLIALLVRSLISPAREKRILLVASCLLLAIGVAGLGYGLYDLLA
- a CDS encoding sigma-70 family RNA polymerase sigma factor, which encodes MVDALQDDQALMLAYAGGQVAAFEQLYQRHSQRLWRYFFRNTGNAALADDLAQETWFAVVDGAQRYQPQAQFTTWAFTLAHHKLVDHWRRHKAHRSLDEEDSEGMRLAETLFANSGFDPERLQGRKDLARALLAALAQLPPEQREAFLLQAEADMSVADIAAATQVTQETAKSRLRYARAKLRQAIEVTA
- a CDS encoding ABC transporter substrate-binding protein, whose translation is MTLRTSTAAASLLACATLAVQAAGISDDKVRIGVLSDMSGQYADSGGKGSVEAAKMAVEDFGAKVLGKPVEVVFADHQNKADIGGTKARQWWDAEGVDMIVDINNSAIAGAVFTMAKERGKVAISTGALSTGLTNEFCGPTSIHYTVDSYSLGKSAVQSILAQGKKDWYIVAVDYAYGKVTAATVTDFVKEGGGKVLGTVYHPFNASDFSSFMMQAQASKAQVIALANATQDTVNSIKTAREFGMTKNLTFVPQLIYINDAHAMGLELGQGLTFATAFYWDRNDASREWAKKYQARMKKMPSMNQASVYSAVTQYLKAIEAAGTDDGLAVTKQLKTMKINDMFSQNGYVREDGRMVHDMFLVQMKTPKESKGPWDYYKILDTIPGEQAFQPLSKSTCSLVTQK